A portion of the Leptospira noumeaensis genome contains these proteins:
- the metK gene encoding methionine adenosyltransferase, which produces MSSLKNYIFTSESVSEGHPDKVCDQISDAILDAYLAQDPKSRVACETLVTTNLVVIAGEITSKGKVDTQEVARDVIRKIGYNDINMYFDADFAVVSSHVHAQSPDIAQGVNEGEGLHTEQGAGDQGLMFGFAIAETPELMPAPLYYSHKLLENLSDLRHTGKIDWLRPDAKSQVTIQYEDGKPKRVDTVVISTQHKPGVTHKQIEEAVIEECIKKIIPKELLTNTRYFINPTGKFEIGGPHGDTGLTGRKIIVDTYGGMGRHGGGAFSGKDPSKVDRSAAYIGRYIAKNVVAAGLAHKCEVQLAYAIGVAEPVSVLVDTFGTGTISDEEIAKRVLANFKLTPKGIVDGLDLLGKGRKYQETAAYGHFGRTGNTFTWEKTDKAEALKKG; this is translated from the coding sequence ATGTCATCTCTCAAAAACTATATCTTCACTTCCGAGTCCGTATCTGAAGGACACCCAGACAAAGTCTGTGACCAAATTTCCGATGCCATTCTCGATGCATATTTAGCCCAAGATCCAAAATCCCGTGTTGCTTGTGAAACTCTGGTAACAACAAACCTAGTTGTGATTGCCGGTGAGATCACAAGTAAAGGAAAAGTGGACACACAAGAAGTGGCCCGCGATGTGATTCGAAAAATTGGTTATAACGATATCAATATGTATTTCGATGCAGATTTTGCTGTGGTTTCTTCCCACGTTCATGCACAATCTCCAGACATTGCCCAAGGGGTAAACGAAGGGGAAGGACTTCACACAGAACAAGGTGCTGGTGACCAAGGTCTTATGTTTGGTTTTGCAATCGCGGAAACTCCAGAACTAATGCCTGCACCTCTTTACTACTCTCACAAACTTTTGGAAAACCTATCTGACCTTCGACACACAGGAAAAATCGATTGGTTGCGTCCTGATGCAAAATCGCAAGTTACCATCCAATACGAAGATGGAAAACCAAAAAGAGTCGATACTGTTGTAATTTCTACGCAACACAAACCAGGTGTGACTCATAAACAAATCGAAGAAGCAGTCATCGAAGAATGTATCAAAAAAATCATTCCAAAAGAACTTCTTACAAACACTCGTTATTTTATTAACCCTACTGGTAAATTTGAAATTGGTGGGCCACACGGTGATACAGGTCTTACAGGACGTAAAATCATCGTAGATACTTACGGTGGAATGGGTCGTCACGGTGGTGGAGCTTTCTCTGGAAAAGATCCATCTAAAGTAGACCGTTCAGCAGCATATATCGGCCGTTATATTGCAAAAAACGTAGTGGCTGCTGGTCTTGCTCACAAATGTGAAGTACAACTTGCTTATGCCATCGGTGTTGCGGAACCAGTTTCTGTTCTAGTCGATACATTTGGAACAGGAACCATTTCTGATGAAGAAATCGCAAAACGAGTTCTTGCAAATTTCAAGCTCACTCCAAAAGGAATTGTGGATGGCCTTGATCTTCTTGGAAAAGGAAGAAAATATCAAGAAACTGCGGCTTACGGTCACTTTGGTAGAACAGGTAACACATTTACTTGGGAAAAAACTGATAAAGCTGAAGCTTTAAAAAAAGGATAA
- a CDS encoding lysophospholipid acyltransferase family protein gives MIPDNKQKPYSKTKYIILSWVVHFIVRVWYLFIRNQKLMIPEESAKVIETGSGYIIAVFHETTLSLYRHATQYLKRKKKADMVALVSQSKDGEIIHQTFARSNLRSVRGSSTRGGTGAFRNILKEMKQGAVPIFTVDGPKGPRREVKPGVIVTASLTGFPILFLHSCYDRAYTFKSWDRHFFPKFGARLFIQYGEPFFVPKGLSESQMDEYAKKLEIAMGKNAANLESYVRERFPDNSIDVPPKL, from the coding sequence TTGATTCCAGATAACAAACAAAAACCCTATTCCAAAACCAAATACATCATCCTGAGTTGGGTGGTTCACTTCATCGTAAGAGTTTGGTATCTATTCATCAGAAACCAAAAGTTGATGATCCCGGAAGAAAGTGCCAAAGTCATTGAAACTGGTTCTGGATATATCATTGCTGTTTTTCATGAAACAACTCTTTCTCTTTACCGACATGCGACCCAGTATTTGAAACGAAAGAAAAAAGCAGATATGGTCGCTCTTGTTTCACAATCGAAAGATGGAGAAATCATCCACCAAACCTTTGCTCGCTCTAACTTACGTTCTGTGCGAGGTTCTTCCACAAGGGGAGGAACGGGTGCCTTTCGTAATATCCTCAAAGAAATGAAACAAGGGGCAGTTCCTATTTTTACCGTAGATGGTCCAAAAGGGCCTAGGCGAGAAGTAAAACCAGGTGTCATTGTGACGGCCTCTCTCACCGGATTCCCCATCCTATTTTTGCATTCTTGTTATGACCGCGCTTATACTTTCAAAAGTTGGGACAGACATTTTTTCCCTAAATTTGGGGCGCGTCTTTTCATCCAATACGGAGAACCTTTTTTTGTTCCGAAAGGTCTTTCGGAGAGCCAAATGGATGAATACGCCAAAAAATTGGAAATTGCCATGGGGAAAAATGCGGCAAACCTGGAATCCTATGTGCGGGAACGTTTCCCTGACAATTCTATTGACGTACCGCCTAAACTCTAA
- a CDS encoding NAD-dependent epimerase/dehydratase family protein has protein sequence MKILLLGGTGLIGKQVLLSLVFYPQIKKVIVWARSSKSPSNPNVPIEVIQVSWEDFQSGKVSLPDGLDAVFCCLGTTINKAGSQEKFKEIDYEYPLLAAKQAKEKNVPGFYIITAMGSDANSSIFYNRVKGEIETELRNLQFPFLGIFRPSLLIGERDEVRVGEKVGEFLGNLIPFGLLGLKKFKPIPGEYVAKSMIHSLLHDKPEKGLPPQVKVYENDILWEIGKDHSF, from the coding sequence ATGAAAATATTACTCCTTGGCGGAACTGGCCTTATCGGGAAACAAGTGTTACTCTCTCTTGTTTTTTATCCCCAAATCAAAAAGGTAATTGTTTGGGCCAGAAGTTCCAAGTCCCCTTCTAATCCCAATGTTCCCATTGAAGTCATACAAGTAAGTTGGGAGGACTTTCAATCTGGAAAGGTTTCCCTTCCCGATGGATTGGACGCTGTGTTTTGTTGTTTAGGCACTACCATTAACAAAGCAGGAAGCCAGGAAAAATTCAAAGAGATTGATTACGAATATCCTCTCCTTGCGGCCAAACAAGCTAAGGAAAAAAATGTTCCTGGATTTTATATCATTACCGCTATGGGATCCGATGCCAATTCTTCTATATTTTATAACCGAGTGAAAGGTGAAATTGAAACGGAACTTCGTAACTTGCAATTTCCCTTCCTTGGAATTTTTAGACCATCACTTCTGATTGGCGAAAGAGACGAAGTGAGAGTGGGGGAAAAAGTAGGGGAGTTTCTTGGGAATCTAATTCCATTTGGATTACTTGGACTCAAAAAATTCAAACCCATTCCTGGTGAGTACGTTGCCAAATCCATGATCCATTCTTTGTTACACGACAAACCAGAAAAAGGATTACCTCCACAAGTGAAAGTATATGAAAACGATATCCTTTGGGAGATCGGTAAGGACCATTCTTTTTGA
- a CDS encoding PilZ domain-containing protein, with translation MESERRLPRISPGDFSEFEVQLDLEGITLFGKLGNISEEGLCFLGEDDLLSDEIESQVLGSIVWAKGTKRMFFEGTIMWTQNSKIKNVIYYIAGIQFQEKLNLTDSMLARSLEIK, from the coding sequence ATGGAAAGTGAGCGAAGGCTGCCAAGAATATCCCCCGGTGACTTTTCTGAATTTGAGGTCCAACTAGATTTAGAAGGGATCACATTGTTTGGAAAGTTGGGGAATATTTCAGAAGAAGGCCTTTGTTTTTTGGGTGAGGACGATTTACTCAGCGATGAAATTGAATCCCAGGTTTTGGGAAGTATTGTTTGGGCAAAAGGCACCAAACGGATGTTCTTTGAAGGGACTATCATGTGGACTCAAAACTCAAAAATCAAAAATGTAATTTATTATATCGCAGGAATCCAATTCCAAGAAAAACTCAATCTTACTGATTCTATGCTTGCTCGTAGTTTGGAGATCAAATGA
- a CDS encoding MBOAT family O-acyltransferase translates to MIFSDFEYFVFFLFVFFTVWYVFPTIFSNQSRETRILHIFLLISSYFFYMSWDYRFGALILLSTAIDYFVGIKLASESREKVRYYLLLFSLITNLVFILGFFKYYNFLVTSMNAVTNPLFGVDTLPVLKIILPAGISFFTFQSLSYTIDVYRNEIPAEKDFIRFALFVSFFPQLVAGPIVTARTFMPQLYTPKKLEDIEFRVAIRFFMLGYFKKAVLSDMVAPTIDTIYADPSGHHAYALLIAAALGGIQVYLDFSGYSDMAIGSAMLLGYKLPTNFNLPFLATSVSGFWRRWHMTLNSWLRDYIYIPMGGSRVTSVRRKFNLWFTMFVSGVWHGAQWTFVFWGSLNGFFYVLEEVWKEWFPDQKDQEKTKHWYAVPLWLFQNLLNSSIFFLGAVFFRSLTWENAWIHIRGIFTFQAGQIRPYMWKDFLWILFFLYLGHIIGYFIFEKGKGKQIPASLEFALYPILFLVLNLATPENSVPFIYFQF, encoded by the coding sequence TTGATCTTTTCCGATTTTGAATACTTTGTCTTCTTTCTCTTTGTTTTTTTTACGGTTTGGTACGTATTCCCTACCATTTTTTCGAATCAATCTAGGGAAACACGAATCTTACATATCTTCCTACTCATTAGTAGTTATTTCTTTTACATGTCTTGGGATTATCGTTTTGGTGCTCTCATTCTACTTTCCACTGCTATTGATTATTTTGTAGGGATTAAACTAGCTTCTGAATCAAGAGAGAAGGTTCGATACTATCTGTTACTTTTTAGTTTGATTACGAACTTAGTTTTTATTTTAGGTTTTTTTAAGTACTATAACTTTCTTGTTACTTCGATGAATGCAGTCACCAATCCTTTGTTTGGTGTAGATACCTTGCCTGTTCTCAAAATTATTTTACCTGCGGGAATTTCCTTTTTTACCTTTCAGTCTTTGTCTTACACAATCGATGTGTATCGAAATGAAATCCCGGCTGAAAAAGATTTTATTCGTTTTGCTTTGTTCGTGAGTTTTTTTCCTCAACTTGTGGCAGGTCCCATTGTCACTGCCAGAACCTTTATGCCCCAACTCTACACACCAAAAAAACTGGAAGACATTGAGTTTCGAGTGGCGATTCGGTTTTTTATGTTAGGGTATTTTAAAAAAGCAGTACTTTCTGATATGGTTGCTCCAACCATCGACACGATTTACGCCGACCCGTCTGGTCACCACGCCTACGCTTTGTTAATTGCTGCAGCTCTTGGTGGAATCCAGGTATATTTAGATTTTAGTGGGTATTCGGATATGGCCATTGGAAGTGCCATGTTACTTGGTTACAAACTTCCCACAAACTTCAACTTACCATTCCTTGCCACTTCTGTTTCTGGTTTTTGGCGTCGATGGCATATGACCTTAAATTCTTGGTTAAGAGATTATATTTATATTCCTATGGGTGGAAGTCGAGTAACTTCCGTCAGGCGAAAGTTTAATCTTTGGTTTACCATGTTTGTGAGTGGGGTTTGGCACGGAGCCCAGTGGACTTTTGTGTTTTGGGGAAGTCTCAACGGATTTTTTTATGTTTTGGAAGAAGTTTGGAAAGAATGGTTTCCTGACCAAAAAGACCAGGAAAAAACCAAACATTGGTATGCGGTCCCTCTTTGGCTCTTTCAGAATCTTCTAAATAGTTCCATTTTCTTTTTGGGTGCTGTTTTCTTTCGTTCTCTCACTTGGGAAAATGCTTGGATTCACATCCGGGGAATTTTTACATTCCAGGCGGGACAAATCCGGCCTTATATGTGGAAAGACTTCCTTTGGATTCTATTTTTCCTCTATTTAGGCCATATCATCGGTTATTTTATCTTTGAAAAGGGAAAAGGCAAACAAATCCCCGCCAGTTTGGAATTTGCCCTGTACCCCATACTCTTTCTTGTCTTAAATTTAGCTACACCGGAAAATTCCGTTCCGTTCATTTACTTTCAGTTCTAA
- a CDS encoding DUF3332 family protein — protein sequence MKKILNTALVGLLSIGLFANCFGKFGVTKAVYSFNGNIQIGTGKVAGFFRSLLMIFPLYIAYGIGSFLDIVVFNLIEFWTDKNPIAMAEYDFDGKLVKEYSQDGQTITLTYTEWGKVLKMEAPTQKGMEAVYFLKDKPEKAFRLVNGKYVEILQVSGPILPPLSAKHI from the coding sequence ATGAAAAAAATATTAAACACCGCTCTTGTGGGACTTCTGTCCATTGGTTTATTCGCAAATTGCTTTGGAAAATTTGGAGTTACGAAAGCCGTTTACTCTTTCAATGGAAACATCCAAATTGGAACAGGAAAAGTTGCCGGATTCTTTCGTTCCTTACTCATGATTTTTCCACTTTACATTGCTTATGGAATCGGAAGTTTTTTAGACATCGTTGTCTTCAACCTAATTGAATTCTGGACTGATAAAAATCCAATTGCAATGGCTGAGTATGACTTTGATGGAAAACTAGTCAAAGAATACAGCCAAGATGGCCAAACCATCACCCTTACTTATACTGAATGGGGAAAGGTTTTGAAAATGGAAGCTCCTACACAAAAAGGAATGGAAGCTGTTTATTTCTTAAAAGACAAACCAGAAAAAGCATTCCGTTTAGTGAATGGAAAGTATGTAGAAATCTTACAAGTGAGTGGACCAATCCTCCCTCCACTTTCTGCAAAACACATCTAA
- a CDS encoding single-stranded DNA-binding protein, protein MKNLSYVILDGNLTSDPEEKNITGGKSLAVFTVAVNHTAGNQESKDKEDVSYFEVEAWEKLGENCVEYLAKGSKVTVMGNLKQNRWKSPEGENRSKIKVTASTVRFDSVRKKDSKAA, encoded by the coding sequence ATGAAAAATCTATCGTATGTCATTCTAGACGGAAATTTAACCTCCGACCCAGAAGAAAAAAATATTACGGGAGGGAAGTCTCTCGCCGTTTTTACCGTTGCTGTCAATCATACAGCTGGCAACCAAGAGAGTAAAGACAAGGAAGATGTGTCTTACTTTGAAGTGGAAGCTTGGGAAAAATTAGGAGAAAACTGTGTCGAATACCTAGCCAAAGGTAGTAAGGTTACGGTCATGGGAAACCTAAAACAAAACCGATGGAAAAGTCCAGAAGGCGAAAATAGATCCAAAATCAAAGTGACTGCATCCACCGTTCGGTTTGATAGTGTTCGCAAAAAAGATTCAAAAGCTGCTTAA